From Kineosporia succinea, the proteins below share one genomic window:
- a CDS encoding ABC transporter substrate-binding protein produces the protein MKTKAFLTTGVAVTSVLALAACGGGSSSGSVAASDSNPDELAIYAWAGEIPDSVIDGFEKETGIKVTVDTFDSNETMISKLAAGNSGYDVVEPSQYAVQLMVQRNLLEKIDKTKLEGFDNLATKFQNPSFDPDNQYSLPWAWGTTGILYNEDCTGAEVTGWKDLWDSKYKGKMYMLDNMLSAYIAGLQVQGLSATTTSQADIEKATDKMLEQKPLLAGYNSDNYADLVGSGDACIAEAYSGTTAAKAVEANDKVHYIIPEEGGTLWTDSFSIAAGTDNASGAYKWLNYTLRPEVAALVTDDASLASTNQAAMAKVKDQSLVENPAVYAPEEDLAKSEFIVDPGEALQYFQDGWTRVTAS, from the coding sequence ATGAAGACCAAGGCATTCCTCACCACCGGCGTCGCCGTCACCTCCGTGCTCGCCCTCGCCGCCTGCGGTGGCGGCAGCTCGTCGGGCTCGGTGGCCGCGAGCGACTCCAACCCCGACGAGCTGGCCATCTACGCCTGGGCCGGTGAGATCCCGGACTCGGTGATCGACGGGTTCGAGAAGGAGACCGGGATCAAGGTCACCGTCGACACCTTCGACAGCAACGAGACGATGATCTCCAAGCTGGCGGCGGGCAACTCGGGCTACGACGTGGTCGAGCCCAGCCAGTACGCGGTGCAGCTGATGGTGCAGCGCAACCTGCTCGAGAAGATCGACAAGACCAAGCTCGAGGGCTTCGACAACCTGGCCACCAAGTTCCAGAACCCGAGCTTCGACCCGGACAACCAGTACAGCCTGCCCTGGGCCTGGGGCACCACCGGCATCCTCTACAACGAGGACTGCACCGGCGCCGAGGTGACCGGCTGGAAGGACCTGTGGGACAGCAAGTACAAGGGCAAGATGTACATGCTCGACAACATGCTGTCGGCGTACATCGCGGGCCTGCAGGTGCAGGGTCTGTCGGCGACCACCACGTCGCAGGCCGACATCGAGAAGGCCACCGACAAGATGCTCGAGCAGAAGCCCCTGCTCGCCGGTTACAACAGCGACAACTACGCCGACCTGGTGGGTTCCGGTGACGCCTGCATCGCCGAGGCCTACAGCGGCACCACCGCCGCGAAGGCCGTCGAGGCCAACGACAAGGTGCACTACATCATCCCGGAGGAGGGCGGCACCCTCTGGACCGACTCCTTCTCGATCGCGGCCGGCACCGACAACGCCTCCGGCGCCTACAAGTGGCTGAACTACACGCTGCGCCCCGAGGTCGCCGCCCTGGTCACCGACGACGCGTCGCTCGCCAGCACCAACCAGGCCGCCATGGCCAAGGTGAAAGACCAGTCACTGGTGGAGAACCCGGCCGTGTACGCGCCCGAGGAAGATCTCGCCAAGTCCGAGTTCATCGTCGACCCGGGTGAGGCCCTGCAGTACTTCCAGGACGGCTGGACCCGCGTCACCGCGTCCTGA
- a CDS encoding flavin monoamine oxidase family protein, with product MYALQGDLMPTTDVVVVGAGVTGLTAATRLRRAGQNVVVLEARDRIGGRLWTDEVDGVRLELGGQWVSPDQTALLETLDELGLETFARYREGESVYVGRDGVRRTFAGASFPVSAHTESEVDRLTGILDKLTAQMDPLHPWDMPGAAELDRISFSSWLEQQSDDPEARDNIALYIGPAMLTKPAHSFSALSAVLMAASAGSFTHLVDADFILDRRVKGGLQQVPLRLAEELGDAVITGTPVTSIEYTTEGVLVNGTWQARRVIVAVPPTLVSRIQFTPNLPPVHMQARQHTSFGIVIKLHITYPTPFWREDGLSGTAFSPYQVVHEAYDNTNHDDTRGTLVGFASDENADALLALSPDERKARVLDVLATYYGEKALHPSAYYESRWMAEEWTAGAYAVSFDIGGLTRYGATLRQPVGPISFGTSDVAGLGFQHVDGAIRIGRMLAEALL from the coding sequence ATATACGCACTCCAAGGAGATCTCATGCCCACAACTGACGTCGTGGTCGTAGGAGCCGGCGTCACCGGCCTCACCGCGGCCACCCGCCTTCGCCGGGCCGGCCAGAACGTGGTGGTGCTGGAGGCCCGCGACCGCATCGGCGGGCGGCTGTGGACCGACGAGGTCGACGGCGTGCGCCTCGAACTCGGTGGGCAGTGGGTCTCCCCCGACCAGACCGCCCTGCTCGAGACCCTCGACGAACTCGGCCTGGAAACCTTCGCCCGCTACCGCGAGGGCGAGAGCGTCTACGTGGGCCGCGACGGCGTGCGCCGCACCTTCGCCGGCGCGAGCTTCCCGGTCTCCGCGCACACCGAGTCCGAGGTCGACCGGCTGACCGGGATTCTCGACAAGCTGACCGCCCAGATGGACCCCCTGCACCCGTGGGACATGCCGGGCGCCGCCGAGCTCGACCGGATCTCGTTCTCGAGCTGGCTCGAGCAGCAGAGCGACGACCCCGAGGCCCGCGACAACATCGCCCTCTACATCGGCCCGGCCATGCTGACCAAGCCGGCGCACTCGTTCTCGGCCCTGTCCGCGGTTCTGATGGCCGCCAGCGCAGGCAGTTTCACCCACCTGGTCGACGCCGACTTCATCCTCGACCGCCGGGTCAAGGGCGGCCTGCAGCAGGTCCCGCTGCGCCTGGCCGAGGAGCTGGGCGACGCGGTAATCACCGGAACCCCGGTGACGTCGATCGAGTACACCACCGAAGGCGTTCTGGTGAACGGCACCTGGCAGGCCCGGCGGGTCATCGTCGCCGTACCGCCCACCCTGGTCTCGCGGATCCAGTTCACGCCCAACCTGCCGCCGGTGCACATGCAGGCCCGCCAGCACACCTCGTTCGGCATCGTGATCAAACTGCACATCACGTACCCGACGCCGTTCTGGCGTGAAGACGGTCTTTCCGGAACCGCTTTCAGCCCGTATCAAGTGGTTCACGAGGCCTACGACAACACCAACCACGACGACACCCGGGGCACACTCGTCGGTTTCGCCTCGGACGAGAACGCCGACGCCCTTCTCGCCCTGTCGCCGGACGAGCGAAAGGCCCGCGTCCTGGACGTTCTCGCCACCTACTACGGCGAGAAGGCTCTGCACCCGTCGGCCTACTACGAGAGCCGCTGGATGGCCGAGGAGTGGACCGCGGGCGCCTACGCCGTCAGCTTCGACATCGGCGGCCTGACCCGTTACGGCGCCACCCTGCGTCAGCCGGTGGGACCGATCTCGTTCGGCACCTCGGACGTGGCCGGCCTCGGCTTCCAGCACGTCGACGGCGCGATCCGGATCGGCCGGATGCTCGCAGAGGCGCTGCTGTAG
- a CDS encoding ABC transporter permease: protein MDTAMDRVVSWFARLVFVFLYIPIVALVVYSFNASEVSYRFTGLTTHWYGELFHDERLLETLRTSAVVGLLAGLAATAIGFLTSFALVRFRVKGRAFFLGAILIPLIVPEIVLGVSLLSVFSSAGIPNGLLTLVLGHIVITLPLATLVQMGAMAALDPSLSEAATDLGATGWITFRRVLFPLLRPSVLAAFLLSFTTSFSNIVISTFTSGVGTTTLPLRIYSTLKTGLTPEMNALGTLLVLFTLLVILVVGVQQMRRILASTN from the coding sequence ATGGACACCGCGATGGACCGCGTGGTCAGCTGGTTCGCCCGGCTGGTCTTCGTCTTCCTCTACATCCCGATCGTGGCGCTGGTCGTCTACAGCTTCAACGCCTCCGAGGTCAGCTACCGCTTCACCGGCCTCACCACTCACTGGTACGGCGAGTTGTTCCACGACGAGCGGCTTCTCGAGACCCTGCGCACCAGTGCCGTGGTCGGGCTGCTGGCCGGCCTGGCCGCCACCGCGATCGGCTTCCTCACCTCGTTCGCCCTGGTGCGGTTCCGGGTCAAGGGCCGCGCGTTCTTCCTGGGCGCCATCCTGATCCCGCTGATCGTGCCCGAGATCGTGCTCGGTGTCTCCCTTCTCAGCGTCTTCAGCAGTGCCGGCATCCCCAACGGCCTGCTCACCCTCGTGCTCGGGCACATCGTCATCACCCTGCCCCTGGCCACCCTGGTGCAGATGGGTGCGATGGCCGCGCTCGACCCGAGTCTGTCCGAGGCCGCGACCGACCTCGGCGCCACCGGCTGGATCACCTTCCGCCGGGTGCTCTTCCCGCTGCTGCGACCCAGCGTGCTGGCCGCGTTCCTGCTCAGCTTCACCACCTCGTTCTCGAACATCGTGATCTCGACGTTCACCTCCGGCGTCGGCACCACCACGCTCCCCCTGCGGATCTACTCCACCCTCAAGACCGGCCTCACCCCGGAGATGAATGCTCTCGGCACGCTTCTCGTGCTGTTCACCCTCCTGGTGATCCTCGTGGTCGGGGTCCAGCAGATGCGCCGGATCCTGGCCAGCACCAACTAG
- a CDS encoding LysR family transcriptional regulator, with amino-acid sequence MNLRLLRYFTETVDAGSATKAATQLHVTQPVLSRQLRQLEQDLGLALFERQGHRLRLTQAGEQFLPLARNLLRQADEVRRAASSIASGHLDQLHLAVPTTTLNDVLAPFLATLHPHDPVPIVRQLDPRGADAALHSGADLAIVPRPPARHLASRPLAVLPIWAQVRPDDQRAPGGTIGLADLVERPLLLLTEDFRPRQLLDEAVHAAGLSYRETIDCTNARVAQALAAAGRGVAVVSDDPRFDLVPLALPGLRLHLYAAWDPRHHAATTLAELADRLAGFCVERYGPGVIPQPTETVVTTTSAH; translated from the coding sequence ATGAACCTGAGGTTGCTGCGGTACTTCACCGAGACGGTCGACGCGGGCTCGGCCACGAAGGCCGCCACGCAGCTCCACGTCACCCAGCCCGTGCTCTCCCGGCAGCTGCGCCAGCTGGAGCAGGACCTCGGCCTGGCCCTGTTCGAGCGTCAGGGCCACCGGCTGCGGCTGACCCAGGCCGGTGAACAGTTCCTCCCCCTCGCCCGCAACCTGCTGCGCCAGGCCGACGAGGTGCGCCGGGCCGCCTCGTCCATCGCCTCCGGGCACCTCGACCAGTTGCACCTCGCCGTACCCACCACCACGCTGAACGACGTGCTCGCGCCGTTCCTGGCCACTCTGCATCCACACGACCCGGTGCCGATCGTGCGGCAGCTCGACCCGCGCGGTGCCGACGCCGCCCTGCACTCGGGCGCCGATCTCGCCATCGTGCCGCGTCCTCCCGCACGTCACCTGGCCTCCCGCCCCCTGGCCGTGCTCCCGATCTGGGCCCAGGTCCGCCCTGACGATCAAAGGGCACCAGGGGGGACGATCGGGCTGGCGGATCTGGTCGAGCGGCCTCTGTTGCTGCTCACCGAGGACTTCCGGCCCCGGCAGCTGCTCGACGAGGCCGTGCACGCGGCCGGACTCAGCTACCGGGAGACGATCGACTGCACGAACGCCCGGGTGGCCCAGGCCCTCGCCGCAGCCGGCCGAGGTGTGGCCGTGGTGTCCGACGACCCGCGCTTCGATCTCGTCCCCCTGGCGCTTCCCGGCCTGCGCCTGCACCTCTACGCCGCCTGGGACCCCCGTCACCACGCCGCCACCACCCTGGCGGAGCTGGCCGACCGGCTCGCGGGCTTCTGCGTGGAGCGGTACGGCCCCGGCGTGATCCCGCAGCCTACGGAAACCGTGGTGACCACGACGTCCGCCCATTGA
- a CDS encoding ABC transporter ATP-binding protein, with protein sequence MTQTPAVRLRGITKSFGSNLVVEPLDLEIGRNEFFSILGPSGCGKTTLMRMITGFETPSGGSVELDGKTVDRVPTRLRDLNMLFQSYALFPHLSVYENVAFELRVRKTGKAELDRRVREALALVRLEDFAGRKPTELSGGQRQRVALARAVVGRPAVVLLDEPLGALDQKLRKEMQFELKRLQREVGITFIYVTHDQEEALTMSDRIAVMSKGRVLQVASPTEIYDAPNSRFVAGFIGSCNLIEAVVSTENGGRVVTVPGLGPVPARPADEVTTGSPVVVAVRPERMSLSDRPSEGAFAGSVAERVFLGDEWTYHVRVGAGTELTVRVPSGTMSAALATVPDGGQVWVSWPADAGRVLPADDTTPSLIGSPA encoded by the coding sequence ATGACCCAGACGCCTGCAGTCCGGCTCCGCGGGATCACCAAGTCCTTCGGCAGCAACCTGGTGGTCGAGCCCCTCGACCTGGAGATCGGCCGTAACGAGTTCTTCAGCATCCTCGGCCCCTCCGGCTGCGGCAAGACCACGCTGATGCGGATGATCACCGGATTCGAGACCCCGAGCGGGGGTTCGGTGGAGCTGGACGGCAAGACCGTCGACCGGGTGCCCACCCGACTGCGGGATCTGAACATGCTCTTCCAGAGTTACGCGCTCTTCCCGCACCTGTCCGTGTACGAGAACGTCGCCTTCGAGCTCCGGGTGCGCAAGACCGGAAAGGCGGAACTCGACCGGCGGGTGCGGGAGGCGCTGGCCCTGGTGCGGCTGGAGGACTTCGCCGGGCGCAAGCCCACGGAGCTCTCCGGCGGCCAGCGGCAGCGGGTGGCCCTGGCTCGCGCCGTGGTCGGCCGGCCCGCCGTGGTGCTGCTCGACGAGCCCCTCGGCGCTCTCGACCAGAAGCTGCGCAAGGAGATGCAGTTCGAGCTCAAGCGCCTCCAGCGGGAGGTGGGCATCACGTTCATCTACGTGACCCACGACCAGGAGGAGGCGCTGACCATGAGCGACCGGATCGCGGTGATGAGCAAGGGCCGCGTGCTGCAGGTCGCCTCCCCCACCGAGATCTACGACGCGCCCAACTCCCGTTTCGTGGCCGGTTTCATCGGCAGCTGCAACCTGATCGAGGCCGTCGTCTCCACCGAGAACGGTGGACGCGTGGTCACGGTGCCCGGGTTGGGTCCCGTCCCGGCCCGGCCGGCCGACGAGGTGACGACCGGCTCCCCCGTGGTCGTCGCGGTGCGCCCGGAGCGGATGTCGCTGTCCGACCGGCCCTCCGAGGGGGCCTTCGCCGGCTCGGTCGCCGAACGCGTCTTCCTCGGCGACGAATGGACCTATCACGTCCGGGTCGGCGCCGGAACCGAGCTCACCGTCAGGGTTCCCAGCGGCACGATGTCCGCCGCCCTGGCCACGGTGCCCGACGGCGGCCAGGTCTGGGTCAGCTGGCCCGCCGACGCCGGCCGGGTCCTGCCCGCCGACGACACCACTCCCTCCCTGATCGGATCCCCGGCATGA
- a CDS encoding 3-keto-5-aminohexanoate cleavage protein has translation MSVLIKAAINGGRSYAENPSVPITPSEIAKAAFEAVRAGADVVHAHARTADGGQTIRPDDIAAMVRAVKAVDPTIVLGTTTGLWTCSGHAERMRLLDGWHADARPDFASVAFCEEGAAEAAELVLAKGMVLESAVWDYGDVPALLASPTLHQNVRILIEPEVEDVDKAVRMAREIAAQVREAGVTAPILYHGYEVTAWPLVRAAFEDGCETRVGYEDMLRLEDGTPAPDNTSMVELARSIEKSMA, from the coding sequence ATGAGTGTTCTGATCAAGGCCGCGATCAACGGCGGCCGTTCGTACGCCGAGAACCCCTCGGTGCCGATCACCCCGTCGGAGATCGCCAAGGCCGCGTTCGAGGCGGTTCGGGCGGGAGCCGACGTGGTGCACGCGCACGCCCGGACGGCCGACGGCGGGCAGACCATCCGTCCGGACGACATCGCGGCCATGGTGCGCGCGGTGAAGGCGGTGGACCCGACGATCGTGCTGGGGACCACGACCGGCCTGTGGACGTGCTCCGGCCATGCCGAGCGCATGCGCCTGCTGGACGGGTGGCACGCCGACGCCCGGCCCGACTTCGCCAGTGTGGCCTTCTGCGAGGAGGGGGCGGCCGAGGCGGCCGAACTGGTGCTGGCCAAGGGCATGGTGCTGGAGTCGGCGGTGTGGGACTACGGCGACGTGCCGGCCCTGCTCGCCTCGCCCACCCTGCACCAGAACGTCCGCATCCTGATCGAGCCCGAGGTCGAGGACGTGGACAAGGCGGTGCGGATGGCCCGCGAGATCGCCGCCCAGGTGCGGGAGGCGGGCGTCACCGCCCCGATCCTCTACCACGGCTACGAGGTCACGGCCTGGCCTCTGGTGCGGGCCGCGTTCGAGGACGGCTGCGAGACCCGGGTGGGTTACGAGGACATGCTGCGGCTCGAGGACGGCACCCCGGCACCCGACAACACCTCGATGGTGGAACTGGCCCGTTCCATCGAGAAAAGCATGGCCTGA
- a CDS encoding carbon-nitrogen hydrolase family protein, translating to MSNPSLSAAVLQMSVTTEGAVNRAVITSLVEQAAAAGARLAVLPEEAMLAAGLITDEPVADVVAREWPLFVTLLSDLAIRHDIWLIAGGYEPSGQDRPYNTLAVLNPRGEVVTTYRKVHLYDAFSYQESKYVVPGPDLPPVVMVEGVAIGLINCYDIRFPELARDLVDRGADVLSVSAAWVSGPAKEDHWTTLVRARAIENTCWVLASGTSSPDCIGNSLAVDPLGVVRAGLGPVKTGIGLVRISLDRTAEVREALPALANRRLAVRVEIPA from the coding sequence ATGAGCAACCCCTCCCTTTCCGCAGCCGTCCTGCAGATGTCCGTCACCACCGAGGGGGCCGTCAACCGGGCGGTGATCACATCGCTGGTCGAGCAGGCGGCCGCGGCCGGGGCCCGGCTCGCGGTGCTGCCGGAGGAGGCGATGCTCGCCGCCGGCCTGATCACCGACGAACCGGTGGCCGACGTGGTGGCCCGGGAGTGGCCGCTGTTCGTCACCCTGCTGTCCGACCTGGCGATCCGGCACGACATCTGGCTCATCGCGGGCGGCTACGAGCCCTCCGGCCAGGACCGTCCCTACAACACGCTGGCCGTGCTGAACCCGCGCGGCGAGGTGGTGACGACCTACCGCAAGGTGCACCTGTACGACGCGTTCAGCTACCAGGAGTCGAAGTACGTGGTGCCCGGCCCCGACCTGCCGCCCGTGGTGATGGTCGAGGGTGTCGCGATCGGCCTGATCAACTGTTACGACATCCGTTTCCCGGAGCTGGCGCGCGACCTGGTCGACCGCGGGGCCGACGTGCTCAGCGTGTCGGCGGCCTGGGTCTCGGGCCCGGCCAAGGAAGACCACTGGACCACCCTGGTGCGCGCCCGGGCGATCGAGAACACCTGCTGGGTACTGGCTTCCGGCACCAGCTCACCGGACTGCATCGGTAACAGCCTGGCCGTGGACCCGCTCGGCGTGGTGCGGGCCGGGCTCGGGCCGGTGAAGACCGGGATCGGGCTGGTGCGGATCTCGCTCGACCGCACCGCGGAGGTGCGCGAGGCCCTGCCCGCCCTGGCCAACCGCCGCCTCGCGGTGCGGGTCGAGATCCCGGCCTGA
- a CDS encoding RraA family protein, translated as MTLTIGTPPPPLASSLVQKLERVSFPTIGHYLEQGFVEPAIQRQCGTKKVVGRAITVRLTAQDSTVLHHAAGYCEPGDVFVIDMGGDTRHAPVGEVLGEILHARGASGVIIDGVMTDIDEVEPLGLPVYSRGRSVLTTKLLHLDAGGLHVPVSIGGVTVNPGDVVLGDRNGVFIAAPAVLEGIVDTALADDAEEPELVQQVRDGARLGDLTGATAAINQILEARR; from the coding sequence ATGACTCTCACCATCGGCACCCCACCGCCGCCCCTCGCGTCCTCACTCGTGCAGAAGCTGGAGCGGGTCTCGTTCCCGACCATCGGGCACTACCTGGAGCAGGGCTTCGTGGAGCCCGCGATCCAGCGCCAGTGCGGCACGAAAAAGGTCGTCGGGCGGGCGATCACGGTGCGCCTGACGGCCCAGGACTCGACCGTTCTGCACCATGCGGCGGGTTACTGCGAGCCGGGCGACGTGTTCGTGATCGACATGGGCGGCGACACCCGGCACGCCCCGGTCGGTGAGGTGCTGGGTGAGATCCTGCACGCCCGAGGTGCTTCCGGCGTGATCATCGACGGCGTGATGACCGACATCGACGAGGTCGAGCCGCTCGGGCTCCCGGTGTACTCGCGCGGCCGCAGTGTTCTCACCACCAAGCTGCTGCACCTCGACGCCGGCGGTCTGCACGTGCCGGTCAGCATCGGCGGCGTGACGGTCAACCCCGGTGACGTGGTGCTGGGCGACCGCAACGGCGTCTTCATCGCCGCCCCGGCCGTTCTCGAGGGCATCGTCGACACCGCGCTGGCCGATGACGCCGAGGAGCCCGAGCTCGTGCAGCAGGTCCGGGACGGCGCCCGGCTGGGTGACCTGACCGGCGCCACCGCCGCGATCAACCAGATTCTGGAGGCCCGTCGATGA
- the gabT gene encoding 4-aminobutyrate--2-oxoglutarate transaminase: protein MSLEQTRHLATELPGPKSAALMRRKQAFVSPGVGTTMPVFAARAAGGIVEDVDGNRFIDLGSGIAVTTVGSSAPRVVEAVRAQVAEFTHTCFMITPYESYVAVAEALARLTPGDFEKRSALFNSGSEAVENAVKIARSYTGKDAVVVFDHAYHGRTNLTMAMTAKVAPYKHGFGPFAGEVYRAPMSYPSRDGLSGAAAAARAVSQIETQVGAGNLAALVIEPIQGEGGFIVPAPGFLAALADWCSKNGVVFVADEVQSGFGRTGTMFAVEHEDVVPDLVVSAKGIAGGLPLAAVTGRAEIMDAVHTGGLGGTYGGNPLACAAALAVIETIEEDGLLERAREIETLVLGWLRALDDARIGDIRGRGAMLAAEFVDPATGEPDAALAKAVAGYAHSRGVITLTCGTWGNVIRFLPPLSISDELLSEGLDIIAAALKEN from the coding sequence ATGTCCCTCGAACAGACCCGCCACCTGGCCACCGAGCTGCCCGGCCCGAAGTCGGCCGCCCTGATGCGGCGCAAGCAGGCCTTCGTCAGTCCCGGCGTCGGCACGACCATGCCGGTGTTCGCTGCCCGCGCGGCCGGTGGCATCGTCGAGGACGTCGACGGCAACCGGTTCATCGACCTCGGATCGGGCATCGCCGTCACCACGGTCGGCAGCAGTGCGCCGCGGGTGGTCGAGGCGGTGCGGGCGCAGGTCGCCGAGTTCACGCACACCTGCTTCATGATCACGCCGTACGAGTCGTACGTGGCGGTCGCCGAGGCGCTGGCCCGGCTGACCCCCGGCGACTTCGAAAAGCGTTCCGCACTCTTCAACTCCGGGTCCGAGGCGGTGGAGAACGCGGTCAAGATCGCGCGCTCGTACACCGGCAAGGACGCGGTGGTGGTCTTCGATCACGCCTACCACGGCCGCACGAACCTGACGATGGCGATGACCGCCAAGGTCGCGCCGTACAAGCACGGGTTCGGGCCGTTCGCGGGCGAGGTCTACCGGGCGCCGATGTCGTATCCCTCGCGGGACGGGCTCTCGGGTGCGGCGGCGGCGGCGCGGGCCGTCTCGCAGATCGAGACCCAGGTCGGGGCGGGCAATCTCGCCGCGCTGGTGATCGAGCCGATCCAGGGTGAGGGCGGTTTCATCGTGCCCGCGCCCGGTTTCCTGGCCGCTCTGGCCGACTGGTGCTCCAAGAACGGTGTGGTCTTCGTGGCGGACGAGGTGCAGTCCGGTTTCGGGCGCACCGGAACCATGTTCGCGGTCGAGCACGAGGACGTCGTGCCCGACCTGGTCGTGTCGGCGAAGGGCATCGCGGGTGGGCTTCCGCTCGCGGCGGTCACCGGTCGCGCGGAGATCATGGACGCGGTGCACACCGGCGGTCTCGGCGGCACCTACGGGGGTAACCCGCTCGCCTGCGCCGCGGCCCTGGCCGTGATCGAGACCATCGAGGAGGACGGGCTTCTCGAGCGTGCCCGCGAGATCGAGACCCTGGTGCTGGGCTGGCTCCGCGCACTGGACGACGCGCGCATCGGCGACATCCGCGGCCGTGGCGCCATGCTGGCGGCCGAGTTCGTGGACCCGGCCACCGGCGAGCCCGACGCCGCGCTGGCCAAAGCCGTTGCGGGGTATGCCCACAGCCGCGGTGTGATCACGCTGACCTGCGGAACCTGGGGCAACGTCATCCGTTTCCTGCCGCCGCTGAGCATCTCGGACGAGCTGCTGTCCGAAGGCCTGGACATTATCGCCGCCGCCCTGAAGGAGAACTGA
- a CDS encoding ABC transporter permease, with protein MSMATASTPATAPASAPGAVAGKGPRSRESLFGYLLLLPAVAVIVLLVIVPVALIARESFALSDPLLGGNVGGFTWDNYTKLLDPVYAKTMTYSLAMAALNAVVCLVVGYAVAFYIATRPASRQPVLLMLVIIPFLTDFLVRTFAWITLLGRGGPYVKIANLLGIDASSLVPSQFAVIMSLLYAFLPVAVFPIYASMRAIDPSLREAAADLGAGWWQTHRRVYIPLSASGIGSSVMLTFVPTLGVFVIPVLLGGGKDPLVGNLIVTLFTEFRNEPLGAAMSMVVLVLMLLSVAVVAGALRLLTNRKAA; from the coding sequence ATGAGCATGGCTACCGCATCCACGCCGGCAACTGCCCCGGCATCAGCGCCCGGTGCAGTCGCCGGGAAGGGACCCAGGTCCCGGGAGAGCCTGTTCGGCTATCTCCTGCTGCTGCCCGCCGTCGCCGTGATCGTGCTGCTGGTGATCGTGCCCGTGGCCCTGATCGCCCGGGAGAGCTTCGCCCTGAGCGACCCGCTGCTCGGTGGCAACGTCGGCGGCTTCACCTGGGACAACTACACCAAGCTGCTCGACCCGGTCTACGCCAAGACGATGACCTACAGCCTGGCGATGGCCGCCCTGAACGCGGTGGTCTGCCTGGTCGTCGGCTACGCGGTCGCGTTCTACATCGCCACCCGGCCCGCCTCGCGCCAGCCGGTCCTGCTCATGCTGGTGATCATCCCGTTCCTCACCGACTTCCTGGTGCGCACCTTCGCCTGGATCACCCTGCTGGGACGCGGCGGCCCCTACGTGAAGATCGCGAATCTCCTCGGTATCGACGCCTCTTCGCTGGTGCCGTCGCAGTTCGCGGTGATCATGTCGCTGCTGTACGCGTTCCTGCCGGTGGCGGTGTTCCCGATCTACGCCTCGATGCGGGCCATCGACCCGTCGCTGCGCGAGGCCGCCGCCGACCTCGGGGCCGGCTGGTGGCAGACCCACCGCCGCGTCTACATCCCGCTCTCGGCCAGCGGTATCGGCTCGTCGGTGATGCTGACGTTCGTGCCCACGCTCGGCGTGTTCGTGATCCCGGTGCTGCTGGGCGGCGGAAAAGACCCGCTGGTGGGCAATCTCATCGTCACGCTGTTCACCGAGTTCCGCAACGAGCCGCTCGGCGCCGCGATGTCGATGGTGGTGCTCGTGCTGATGCTGCTCTCGGTCGCGGTGGTGGCCGGAGCGCTCCGCCTGCTCACGAACCGGAAGGCCGCCTGA